A window of the Henckelia pumila isolate YLH828 chromosome 3, ASM3356847v2, whole genome shotgun sequence genome harbors these coding sequences:
- the LOC140889402 gene encoding zinc finger BED domain-containing protein DAYSLEEPER: MDPLEMEPEDPKPIMNNELVPIDSIDTEPIDDEMQLDVLDTQPLETEMPLIEPVAPPTKRRKKKSIVWEHFTIETVGPGCRRACCKQCKQSFAYSTGSKVAGTSHLKRHIAKGTCPVVLRNQEKNQLVPFSAPSKMGTLSNTPKRRYRTASVPYIAFDADQCRHEIAKMIIMHDYPLHIVEHPGFVSFVQNLQPRFDMVSFNTVQGDCVATYLREKQSIQKVIMGIPGRICLTLDMWSSCRTTGYVFVTGQFFDSDWKMHHKLLNVIMEPYPDSDKAFSHSVAACLSDWSMDGKLFSVTINQQLSEPAIDNLRALLSVKNPLMLSGQLLLENCLAQSLSNIVRDALDTAKGIVGKVRDSVKYVKTSESLEEKFLDLKQKLQVPSSKNLVLDDQTKWNTTYEMLLAASELREIFSCLDTSDPDYKDAPTMEDWKQIETFCSYLKPLFDIANLLTTGTTMTTNTFFHEAWKIQLELARAAASEDPFISSLTKSMLDNFDKYWKSCCFILAIAVVMDPRFKMKLVEFSFSKIYGEEADSQVKIVNEGIHELFLEYVALPLPLTPAYAEESANGTTVKLEEAQESGVSNNGLAGLADFDMYMMETNSQQSKSELDQYLEESLLPRVHIFDVMGWWKLNRTKYPTLSKMARDILSIPVCTVPTSSVFDMVPREMDSYRCSLRPETVEALICAKNWLQPEKVETHLPAVMEVPI, encoded by the coding sequence ATGGATCCCCTCGAGATGGAGCCTGAGGACCCTAAACCAATAATGAATAACGAACTAGTTCCAATCGACAGCATCGACACAGAACCTATCGACGATGAAATGCAACTTGACGTCTTAGATACACAACCCCTCGAGACCGAGATGCCGCTCATTGAACCTGTTGCACCACCCACCAAGCGTAGGAAAAAGAAGTCGATAGTCTGGGAACATTTCACTATTGAAACAGTTGGTCCTGGATGCCGAAGGGCCTGCTGTAAACAATGTAAACAGTCATTTGCCTACAGCACTGGCTCAAAAGTAGCGGGAACGAGTCATCTGAAGCGGCATATTGCGAAAGGAACATGCCCTGTTGTCCTGCGTAATCAGGAGAAGAATCAATTAGTCCCATTCAGTGCACCTTCCAAGATGGGCACACTATCAAATACACCTAAACGCCGCTACCGAACTGCCAGCGTGCCTTACATTGCTTTTGATGCAGACCAGTGCCGTCACGAGATTGCTAAGATGATAATCATGCACGATTACCCGCTTCACATAGTTGAACACCCTGGGTTTGTGTCATTTGTTCAGAATTTACAGCCTCGATTTGATATGGTCAGCTTCAACACTGTACAAGGGGATTGTGTGGCAACTTATTTACGGGAAAAACAGAGTATTCAGAAGGTGATTATGGGTATCCCAGGACGGATCTGTCTCACGCTAGATATGTGGTCTTCATGTCGAACTACTGGCTATGTGTTTGTGACCGGTCAGTTCTTTGATAGTGACTGGAAAATGCACCATAAACTTCTTAATGTTATCATGGAACCTTATCCGGATTCAGATAAAGCTTTCAGCCATTCTGTTGCTGCATGCCTCTCAGATTGGAGTATGGATGGTAAGTTATTTTCCGTTACGATCAACCAACAGTTGAGTGAACCGGCTATTGATAATCTCAGAGCTCTTCTCTCTGTGAAGAACCCTTTGATGCTTAGCGGTCAGTTGTTGCTTGAAAATTGCCTAGCTCAATCTCTGAGTAACATTGTACGCGATGCATTGGATACTGCAAAGGGCATTGTCGGCAAAGTAAGAGACAGTGTCAAGTACGTGAAAACTTCAGAGTCGCTTGAGGAGAAGTTTCTTGATCTGAAACAGAAACTTCAAGTGCCTAGCTCGAAAAATCTTGTTCTTGACGACCAAACTAAATGGAACACAACTTATGAAATGTTGTTGGCTGCATCAGAATTGAGGGAAATCTTCTCTTGCTTGGATACTTCGGATCCGGATTACAAGGATGCCCCAACTATGGAAGACTGGAAGCAGATTGAGACTTTCTGTAGTTATTTGAAGCCACTTTTTGACATAGCCAATCTTCTGACCACCGGTACGACTATGACAACGAACACTTTTTTCCATGAAGCGTGGAAGATTCAGTTGGAATTAGCACGTGCAGCGGCCAGCGAAGATCCGTTTATTAGTTCCCTGACCAAGTCGATGCTAGATAATTTCGACAAGTACTGGAAGAGTTGCTGTTTTATCCTTGCTATTGCTGTAGTTATGGATCCCCGGTTCAAAATGAAGCTTGTTGAATTTAGTTTTTCGAAAATATACGGGGAGGAAGCAGACTCTCAAGTGAAGATTGTCAACGAAGGAATCCACGAGCTCTTTCTGGAATATGTTGCTCTCCCTCTGCCTCTAACTCCAGCTTACGCTGAAGAATCAGCTAACGGGACAACAGTAAAACTCGAGGAAGCACAAGAGTCCGGAGTTTCTAACAACGGTCTTGCTGGGCTCGCAGATTTTGATATGTACATGATGGAAACCAACAGCcagcaatcaaaatcagaactAGATCAGTATCTTGAGGAGTCCCTTCTGCCACGAGTGCATATATTCGACGTGATGGGGTGGTGGAAGCTAAACAGAACGAAATATCCGACCCTGTCAAAGATGGCCCGCGATATATTGTCGATTCCAGTTTGTACCGTTCCCACGAGCTCTGTATTTGATATGGTACCGAGGGAGATGGATAGTTACCGGTGCTCGTTGCGGCCTGAAACGGTTGAAGCTCTTATATGTGCAAAGAATTGGCTTCAGCCGGAGAAGGTCGAAACTCACCTCCCTGCTGTGATGGAAGTTCCGATCTAA